One Mixta gaviniae genomic window carries:
- the yejK gene encoding nucleoid-associated protein YejK produces MSLDIDQIALHQLIKRDEQTLELVLRDSLLPTTQAVSELVEELHRVYSAKSKAFGLFNPESELAQTLRDCRQGQQDFLAFSRAATGRLRDELAKYPFAEGGIVLFCHYRYLAVEYLLVAVLNSQSSMRVNEQLDISSVHYLDINHADIVARIDLTEWETNPESTRYLTFLRGRVGRKVADFFMDFLGASVGLDTKAQNRGLLQAVDDYCAESDLDKAERQNYRQQVYSYCNEQLQAGEEIAIDDLARELPPLGEKNFREFTQEQGYELEEHFPADRSTLRQLTKFAGSGGGLTINFDAMLLGERIFWDPVTDTLTIKGTPPNLRDQLQRRTSGK; encoded by the coding sequence ATGAGTCTGGATATCGACCAGATTGCCCTGCATCAGTTGATTAAACGTGATGAGCAAACGCTGGAGCTGGTGCTGCGCGACAGCCTGCTGCCGACCACCCAGGCCGTGTCGGAGCTGGTGGAAGAGCTGCACCGGGTTTACAGCGCCAAGAGCAAAGCGTTCGGCTTGTTCAACCCCGAAAGCGAGCTGGCGCAAACGCTGCGCGACTGCCGCCAGGGCCAGCAGGATTTTCTGGCGTTCAGCCGCGCCGCCACCGGCCGGCTGCGCGATGAGCTGGCGAAATATCCCTTTGCCGAAGGCGGCATCGTGCTGTTCTGCCACTATCGCTATCTGGCGGTGGAGTATTTGCTGGTGGCGGTGCTGAACAGCCAAAGCAGCATGCGCGTCAATGAGCAGCTCGATATCAGCAGCGTTCACTATCTGGATATCAACCACGCCGATATCGTGGCGCGCATCGATTTGACCGAATGGGAAACCAATCCGGAATCGACGCGCTATCTGACCTTCCTGCGCGGGCGGGTAGGGCGTAAGGTTGCCGATTTCTTTATGGATTTCCTCGGCGCCAGCGTCGGGCTGGATACTAAAGCGCAGAACCGCGGACTGCTGCAGGCGGTGGACGATTACTGCGCCGAGTCCGATCTGGATAAGGCGGAGCGGCAGAACTACCGCCAGCAGGTGTACAGCTACTGCAACGAGCAGCTGCAGGCGGGCGAAGAGATCGCCATCGACGATCTGGCGCGCGAGCTGCCGCCGTTGGGCGAGAAGAATTTCCGCGAGTTCACGCAGGAGCAGGGCTATGAGCTGGAAGAGCATTTTCCGGCCGACCGCAGCACCCTGCGTCAGCTGACGAAATTCGCCGGCAGCGGCGGGGGATTGACTATCAACTTTGATGCCATGCTGCTCGGCGAGCGTATTTTCTGGGATCCGGTGACCGATACCCTGACCATCAAGGGGACGCCGCCCAATCTGCGCGATCAGCTGCAGCGCCGCACCAGCGGCAAGTAA
- a CDS encoding YejL family protein, with product MPQSSRYSDERVEQILAQLVKVLEENQAPTDLSLMVLGNMVTNLINTSVAPAQRRALARSFADALQASVREDKAH from the coding sequence ATGCCACAATCATCCCGTTACAGTGACGAACGCGTGGAGCAGATCCTCGCACAGCTGGTGAAGGTGCTGGAAGAAAACCAGGCGCCGACCGATCTTTCCCTGATGGTACTGGGAAATATGGTCACCAATTTAATCAATACCAGCGTGGCGCCTGCTCAGCGTCGTGCGCTGGCCCGTTCCTTCGCGGATGCGCTTCAGGCCTCAGTACGCGAAGATAAAGCCCATTAA
- the yejM gene encoding LPS biosynthesis-modulating metalloenzyme YejM has translation MVTNRQRYREKVSQMISWGHWFALFNIIFAALLGSRYLLVADWPGSLAGRIYAFTSWIGHFSFIVFAAYLLLIFPLTFVVMSQRLLRFLSAIVATAGLTLLLVDSAVFNRFHLHLNPVVWELVVNPDQSEMARDWQLMFISVPAIFLVQMLFATWSWQKLRSLNRRSFGKPLAALFISAFFTSHLLYIWADANFYRPITMQRSNLPLSYPMTARRFLEKHGLLDAQEYQRRLVQQGNPEAVSVAYPLSDIKFRDGGAGHNLLVITVDGLNAPTLSKALPNLARFGESNVRFSQHFTAGSTPDSGLFGLFYGISPSYMDGVLASRIPSALITSLSQQGYQFGLFASDSFRSPLYRQALLADFSLPTIGEQPNSQTTAQWQRWLGSLPSGHAPWFSWVSYDGLRDLPERGKERAQRYSRSAKEVDGEIGQVLATLQEKGLLENTVVVITAQQAVTLNGKDNDGRRSALQVPLLIHWPNTPAQTVSKLTDHQDVMTTLMQRLLHVSTPAAEYSQGEDLFAAQRRHNWIASADDNRLVITTPQVTLVLDASGSYKAYNREGQPLKDHKPQLALLLQVLTEEKRFIAN, from the coding sequence ATGGTTACCAATCGGCAACGCTACCGTGAAAAAGTCTCCCAGATGATCAGCTGGGGGCACTGGTTCGCGTTGTTTAACATCATCTTTGCCGCCCTGCTGGGCAGCCGTTATCTGTTGGTGGCCGACTGGCCCGGTTCGCTGGCGGGGCGTATTTACGCCTTTACCAGCTGGATCGGCCACTTCAGCTTTATCGTGTTTGCGGCCTATCTGTTACTGATCTTCCCGCTCACCTTTGTGGTGATGTCGCAGCGCCTGCTGCGCTTTTTATCCGCCATTGTCGCCACCGCCGGGCTGACGCTGCTGCTGGTCGACAGCGCGGTGTTCAACCGTTTCCACCTGCACCTGAATCCGGTCGTGTGGGAGCTGGTGGTCAACCCCGACCAAAGCGAAATGGCGCGTGACTGGCAGCTGATGTTTATCAGCGTGCCGGCCATTTTCCTCGTGCAGATGCTGTTCGCCACCTGGAGCTGGCAGAAACTGCGCAGCCTCAACCGGCGCAGTTTCGGCAAGCCGCTGGCCGCGCTGTTTATCAGCGCCTTTTTCACCAGCCATCTGCTCTATATCTGGGCGGACGCCAATTTCTATCGTCCGATCACCATGCAGCGCTCTAACCTGCCGCTCTCCTATCCGATGACCGCGCGCCGGTTCCTGGAGAAACACGGTCTGCTGGATGCGCAAGAGTATCAGCGTCGTCTGGTGCAGCAGGGCAACCCGGAGGCGGTCTCGGTCGCCTACCCGCTGAGCGACATTAAGTTCCGCGACGGCGGCGCGGGCCATAACTTGTTGGTGATCACCGTTGATGGCCTGAACGCGCCGACCCTGAGCAAAGCGCTGCCGAACCTGGCGCGTTTCGGCGAAAGCAACGTGCGCTTCAGCCAGCACTTTACCGCCGGCAGCACGCCGGACAGTGGTCTGTTCGGCCTGTTTTACGGCATCTCGCCCAGCTATATGGATGGCGTGCTGGCGTCGCGCATTCCTTCCGCGCTGATCACCTCGCTGAGCCAGCAAGGCTATCAGTTCGGTCTGTTCGCTTCCGACAGCTTCCGCTCGCCACTCTATCGTCAGGCGCTGCTGGCGGACTTCTCTCTGCCGACGATTGGTGAGCAGCCCAACAGCCAGACTACCGCTCAGTGGCAGCGCTGGCTCGGTTCGCTGCCGTCCGGGCACGCGCCGTGGTTCTCCTGGGTTTCTTATGACGGGCTGCGCGATCTGCCTGAGCGCGGTAAAGAGCGGGCGCAGCGCTACAGCCGCAGCGCCAAAGAGGTTGACGGCGAAATCGGCCAGGTATTGGCCACGCTGCAGGAGAAAGGGCTGCTGGAGAATACCGTTGTGGTGATTACCGCCCAGCAGGCGGTAACGCTGAACGGTAAAGATAACGACGGCCGTCGCTCCGCGCTGCAGGTGCCGCTGCTGATCCACTGGCCAAATACCCCGGCGCAGACCGTCAGCAAACTGACTGACCATCAGGATGTGATGACCACGCTGATGCAGCGTCTGCTGCACGTCAGCACGCCAGCGGCGGAATATTCGCAGGGCGAGGATCTTTTCGCCGCCCAGCGTCGTCATAACTGGATCGCCAGCGCCGACGACAACCGGCTGGTGATCACTACGCCGCAGGTGACGCTGGTGCTGGACGCGAGCGGCAGCTATAAAGCCTACAACCGTGAAGGCCAGCCGCTGAAAGACCATAAGCCGCAGCTGGCGCTGCTGCTGCAGGTGCTGACCGAAGAAAAACGCTTCATTGCTAACTGA